ATGAATCCCGACCTACATCCGAGCCAAAGGAATGGGCGGTGGGGGGTGTTGTGTAGGTCGGACAAGGTCGGGCTTCAGCCCGACAGGCGGGGCTTCGCGCTCGCCGCGAGCGAAACATTCACCCACAGATTCTGCGGACGAACTCATTTTTCTCCACTGCAAAAAAACCGAAACGGGGTAAAAAAACCGTCGCAAAACGCCAAGAAAAACTTAACCCCCCAGTAACTGATCTGCAAATACCGCCCCCTACCATACGTTGCGTATTCGGCACATGTTGCTTCTACGCTACCCGCGAACCTGATCTGGCACACCATTAACGGGAGATCTCACCCATGAAACACAATACCCTTTACCTTGCTTTCGCTTCCGCTCTTGGACTGGCCGTCGCAGCCCCCACCCAGGCCGGCGTGACCGTCTACAAGGACGGCGCAAAATACATCGAGATCGGCGGGCGCCTGCAACTGCAGTACCATCACGAAAACCCGGATGCGGGGGAATCCACGGACGAGGTAATCTTCCGCCGCCTGCGCCCGTATATCGAAGGCTCGTTCCATAAGGATTGGAAGGCGAAGATCCAGTTCGATGTCGGCAAAGCCGAAGACGGCAATGAGGTCGCCATCAAGGATGCCTACTTTCAGTACAAGGGTCTCGACAACGTCAAGGTCACCGTCGGCAACGCCAACTTCCCCTTCTCCCGGGAGTTGCTGACATCTTCCAAACGCCAACAACTGGTGGAAAGGACCTTCGTGGGCGACCACAACTACGGGACCCCGGACCGCAATGCCGGTATCCACCTCACTGGCCACTCAAACTCCAAGAAATTTACCTGGGGCGCGTCGGCGACCAGCGCGTCCATCGATCCCGATAATGACAAGCTGGATTTCGACACCCCCATAAACGCCAACTCCGACTTCAATCAGGGCTGGATGGCGGGTGGCCGCATCGACTTCCACCCCCTCGGCTACTTGAAGATGTCCCAGGGACATTTTGACCGGGACAAGACCCGCTTCACCATCGGCGCCGGCGCCTTCACCTGGAGCAACGACGACGACAATAACAGCAACCAAGCCGGGAAGAACGACGTGGATGAGATCACGGGATTGGAGCTGAGCGCCGCACTACGGGTCGCTGGCCTGTCGGTTGATGCGGAATACAACACCTTCGACGCCGAACTGGTCCAGAACGGCATCACCGATGGCATATATGAAAACAGTGATACCACTTTGGAGAATTTCGCCGTCGAAGGGGGTTACATGCTTCCCGGCAACCAGTTCGAACTGGTAGCCGGTTACCAGTCGCAGGACGCCGACAACTATGCGGAAGAGTGGACCCGCTCTTCCTTCGGCGCCAACTGGTATCTGCACGAGCACAAGGCCAAGGTTCAGCTCACCTACCGCATCGGCGAGAATCTCGACGGCGTCGACGGCGACGATGCAGACGAGATATTCCTCCAGGGACAGTTCGTCTTCTAGGCGGAGAGCGATTCGGAACGAGTCGCGACTCGAGGGGCCCGCCCGCTGGACCAGGCGGGCCCCTTTCCATTCAAGCCCCTTATCCCTGGATCCCACACCATGAAGCCTTGGGTGATGTTGCTACCCGTAAGCCTCGTCATGACCAGCGGTTGCATGATGAACCACACACCCGATTGCGGAACCTATGACTTCGACTGTCGGGATGCCCCCACAGGCCCGGCCCTGGTTACGGGTTCCACCAGCCCGGCGCAGCCGGCCCCGGTGGAACAGTCTCCATCGGCACGCCCTGCCCCCAGAACTGATAATCCCAGAACCGATGATTCCAGCACCGGTGATCCCAGAACCGATGTTCGGGTAAACCGATTGGAACGCAGACTCGATACGCTGGAAACCAAGGTGGATCGGATCCTCCGCGTCCTGTCGGCGGAGTACGAGAGGCGCTGACGTCTCTCGATAGCAACGCGGGGCTCAATAGCACCGCGGGCGGCGTCCGGACGACCCGGGCCCGCAGCAGCCGGCAGGCCCGCGAAGCTGGCCGTCAGGCCTGCCCCCCGCCGCCCAGCCTCATCATCATGTCGTTGAGGCGGCGTACGAAGGCCCCCGGGTCCCGGGGCTTGGCCCCCTCGGCCAGCACCGCCTGGTCGAACAGGATGCGGGCCCAGTCGGCGAACTGCTCCTCGTCCTGCTCGTCGGCCATGCGGCGCACCAGGGGATGGTCCGGATTCACCTCGAATATGGGCTTGGAGTGGTGGATGGGCTGGCCCGCGGCCTCGAGGATGCGCTCCATGTGGGCTCCCATCTCGTAGTCGCCCGCCACCAGGCAGGCCGGGGAACGGGTGAGGCGCCGGGTGGCCCGCACCTCCTGCACCTCGTCCGCCAGGGTGGTCTTGAGACGCTCCAGCAGGGGCTTGTGGGCCTCGTCGTCGGGCTTGTCCGCGGCCTCGTCTTTTGCCTCCTCCCCACCCGCCAGCTCGCCCAGGTCCAGCTCGCCCTTGGTGATGGACTTGAGGGACTTGCCGTCGAACTCGTCCAGGTGGCCGGTGACCCACTCGTCCACGTTGTCCGTGAGCAGCAGCACCTCCACCCCCTTGTCGGCGAACACCTCCAGGTGGGGCACGTTGCGGGCCGCCGCCGGCGAATCGGCGGTGACGTAGTAGATGTGCTGCTGGCCCTCCTTCATGCGGCCCACGTA
The Gammaproteobacteria bacterium DNA segment above includes these coding regions:
- a CDS encoding porin yields the protein MKHNTLYLAFASALGLAVAAPTQAGVTVYKDGAKYIEIGGRLQLQYHHENPDAGESTDEVIFRRLRPYIEGSFHKDWKAKIQFDVGKAEDGNEVAIKDAYFQYKGLDNVKVTVGNANFPFSRELLTSSKRQQLVERTFVGDHNYGTPDRNAGIHLTGHSNSKKFTWGASATSASIDPDNDKLDFDTPINANSDFNQGWMAGGRIDFHPLGYLKMSQGHFDRDKTRFTIGAGAFTWSNDDDNNSNQAGKNDVDEITGLELSAALRVAGLSVDAEYNTFDAELVQNGITDGIYENSDTTLENFAVEGGYMLPGNQFELVAGYQSQDADNYAEEWTRSSFGANWYLHEHKAKVQLTYRIGENLDGVDGDDADEIFLQGQFVF